From Herbiconiux flava, one genomic window encodes:
- the infB gene encoding translation initiation factor IF-2, whose protein sequence is MAAKPRVHEVAAELGVDSKVALATLKEMGQFVKGPSSSIEPPVARRLKEALIKAGAGAASGGSSAPAAGSSSAAPKSSSSGPRPGGARPGAPAPGPSAGRSSTPAPAAPAAPAAPASAAAPASAPAERAAAAAPATPAAAAPAAPSAAAPAPKSSTDAPTASGSATPAAPAAPAASGDSAAPRPGGPRPGIPRPGNNPFASQQGMQRPGAPRPGNNPFASQQGMGRSGSGGGAGGAIPRPGAPRPSAPRPGSPRPGAPRPTGFQRPGTGAGFRPGAPQGGGARPAPGSPGFRPGGAPGGFAPRPGAGGRGRGPGGGTAGAFGRGGGKSKARKSKRTKRAEFELREAPSLGGVSVPRGDGNTVVRLRRGASITDFADKIDASPGNLVTVLFHLGEMATATESLDEATFQVLGEELGYKIMIVSPEEEDRELLEGFDIDLDQELEDETDEDLEIRPPVVTVMGHVDHGKTRLLDAIRNANVVAGEAGGITQHIGAYQVVTEHEGIERPITFIDTPGHEAFTAMRARGAQVTDIAILVVAADDGIMPQTIEALNHAQAANVPIVVAVNKIDKPDANPAKVRQQLTEYNLVAEEYGGDVMFVDVSARNDIGIQDLLDAVLLTADAGLDLRANPNKDARGVAIEAKLDKGRGAVATVLIQSGTLRVGDAIVAGTAYGRVRAMVDENGETVTEATPSRPVQVQGLSSVPRAGDTFLVTEEDRTARQIAEKREAAERNASLAKARKRISLEDFTRALEEGKVEALNLIIKGDVSGAVEALEESLLKIEVDDSVQLRIIHRGVGAVTESDVNLATVDNAIIIGFNVRPDTKARERAAREGVDIRFYSVIYNALDDIESSLKGMLKPEFEEVQSGVAEIREIFRSSKFGNIAGVIVRSGTITRNAKARVIREGVVVGDNLAIESLRRFKDDVTEVRTDFEAGIGLGKFNDIQIGDEIETIEMKEKPRV, encoded by the coding sequence GTGGCTGCAAAACCACGTGTACATGAAGTCGCCGCCGAGCTCGGTGTCGACAGCAAGGTCGCCCTTGCGACGCTCAAGGAGATGGGTCAGTTCGTCAAGGGCCCCTCGTCGAGCATCGAGCCTCCCGTGGCTCGTCGCCTCAAAGAGGCACTGATCAAGGCCGGCGCCGGCGCCGCTTCCGGCGGCTCGTCCGCTCCGGCTGCCGGTTCGTCCTCGGCTGCACCGAAGTCGTCGTCGTCCGGGCCCCGCCCCGGTGGCGCTCGTCCCGGCGCTCCGGCTCCCGGCCCCTCGGCCGGCCGCAGCTCGACGCCGGCACCCGCCGCGCCCGCTGCTCCGGCCGCACCTGCTTCGGCCGCCGCACCTGCTTCGGCTCCGGCCGAGCGCGCCGCCGCTGCCGCTCCGGCGACTCCGGCCGCCGCTGCCCCGGCTGCGCCCTCCGCGGCCGCTCCGGCACCGAAGTCCTCGACCGACGCCCCCACGGCGTCCGGCTCGGCGACTCCTGCGGCTCCGGCCGCCCCCGCTGCCTCCGGTGACTCCGCTGCGCCCCGCCCCGGTGGACCGCGTCCCGGCATCCCGCGCCCCGGCAACAACCCGTTCGCCAGCCAGCAGGGCATGCAGCGTCCCGGCGCACCGCGCCCGGGCAACAACCCCTTCGCCAGCCAGCAGGGCATGGGTCGCAGCGGTTCGGGTGGTGGCGCCGGTGGCGCCATCCCGCGTCCCGGTGCTCCTCGTCCGAGCGCTCCGCGTCCCGGTTCGCCCCGTCCGGGTGCTCCTCGCCCCACGGGCTTCCAGCGCCCCGGCACCGGTGCGGGCTTCCGCCCCGGCGCTCCCCAGGGTGGCGGCGCTCGTCCGGCTCCCGGCTCGCCCGGGTTCCGTCCCGGTGGCGCCCCCGGTGGCTTCGCGCCGCGTCCGGGTGCCGGCGGTCGTGGCCGTGGCCCCGGTGGTGGAACCGCCGGTGCGTTCGGTCGCGGTGGCGGCAAGAGCAAGGCCCGCAAGTCCAAGCGGACGAAGAGGGCCGAGTTCGAGCTGCGCGAAGCCCCGTCGCTGGGTGGCGTCAGCGTCCCCCGCGGAGACGGCAACACCGTCGTCCGCCTGCGTCGTGGTGCCTCGATCACCGACTTCGCCGACAAGATCGACGCGAGCCCGGGCAACCTGGTGACCGTGCTGTTCCACCTCGGTGAGATGGCGACGGCGACCGAGTCGCTCGACGAGGCCACCTTCCAGGTGCTCGGTGAAGAGCTCGGCTACAAGATCATGATCGTGTCGCCGGAGGAGGAGGACCGCGAGCTTCTCGAGGGCTTCGACATCGACCTCGACCAGGAGCTGGAAGACGAGACCGACGAAGACCTGGAGATCCGTCCCCCGGTCGTCACCGTCATGGGTCACGTCGACCACGGTAAGACGCGACTGCTCGACGCCATCCGCAACGCGAACGTCGTGGCGGGCGAGGCCGGTGGCATCACCCAGCACATCGGTGCGTACCAGGTGGTCACCGAGCACGAGGGCATCGAGCGTCCGATCACCTTCATCGACACCCCCGGTCACGAGGCGTTCACCGCCATGCGTGCTCGTGGTGCCCAGGTCACCGACATCGCGATCCTCGTGGTGGCGGCTGACGACGGCATCATGCCGCAGACGATCGAGGCGCTGAACCACGCCCAGGCGGCCAACGTGCCGATCGTGGTCGCGGTCAACAAGATCGACAAGCCCGACGCCAACCCGGCCAAGGTGCGCCAGCAGCTGACCGAGTACAACCTGGTCGCCGAGGAGTACGGCGGAGACGTCATGTTCGTCGACGTGTCGGCGCGCAACGACATCGGTATCCAGGACCTGCTCGACGCAGTGCTCCTCACCGCCGACGCCGGTCTCGACCTGCGGGCCAACCCGAACAAGGATGCGCGTGGCGTGGCGATCGAAGCCAAGCTCGACAAGGGCCGTGGTGCGGTCGCGACCGTGCTCATCCAGTCCGGAACCCTCCGGGTCGGCGACGCGATCGTGGCGGGAACGGCCTACGGCCGCGTCCGTGCGATGGTCGACGAGAACGGCGAGACCGTCACCGAGGCGACCCCGTCGCGTCCGGTGCAGGTCCAGGGCCTCTCCAGTGTTCCGCGAGCCGGTGACACCTTCCTCGTCACCGAGGAGGACCGCACGGCCCGTCAGATCGCTGAGAAGCGTGAAGCCGCCGAGCGCAACGCCTCGCTGGCCAAGGCCCGCAAGCGCATCTCGCTCGAGGACTTCACCCGTGCACTCGAAGAGGGCAAGGTCGAAGCGCTCAACCTCATCATCAAGGGTGACGTCTCCGGTGCGGTCGAGGCACTCGAGGAGTCGCTGCTCAAGATCGAGGTCGACGACAGCGTTCAGCTGCGCATCATCCACCGCGGTGTGGGTGCGGTCACCGAGAGCGACGTCAACCTCGCCACGGTCGACAACGCCATCATCATCGGCTTCAACGTGCGTCCCGACACGAAGGCGCGCGAGCGCGCCGCTCGCGAGGGTGTGGACATCCGGTTCTACTCGGTCATCTACAACGCGCTCGACGACATCGAGTCGTCGCTGAAGGGCATGCTGAAGCCGGAGTTCGAAGAGGTGCAGTCGGGTGTCGCGGAGATCCGCGAGATCTTCCGCTCCTCGAAGTTCGGCAACATCGCCGGTGTCATCGTGCGGTCGGGAACGATCACGCGAAACGCCAAGGCGCGTGTCATCCGCGAGGGTGTCGTGGTCGGGGACAACCTGGCCATCGAGTCGCTGCGTCGATTCAAGGACGACGTCACCGAGGTTCGTACGGACTTCGAGGCCGGTATCGGTCTCGGCAAGTTCAACGACATCCAGATCGGCGACGAGATCGAGACGATCGAGATGAAGGAGAAGCCGCGCGTCTAG
- a CDS encoding YlxR family protein produces MEPVRTCVGCRARASRSSLLRVVARNVVPVGQALVVDETATLPGRGAWLHPTLACFHLAVTRRVFGRALRVDGTLETTTLENRLNGTVNHE; encoded by the coding sequence ATGGAACCCGTTAGAACGTGCGTCGGATGTCGTGCGCGCGCCTCACGGTCCTCTTTGCTGAGGGTCGTCGCCAGGAACGTCGTTCCTGTTGGACAAGCTCTGGTCGTCGATGAGACGGCCACACTTCCCGGGCGAGGCGCATGGTTGCATCCGACACTCGCGTGCTTCCACCTCGCGGTCACGCGTCGCGTTTTCGGGCGTGCGCTCCGGGTGGACGGAACACTCGAGACGACAACATTAGAGAACAGGCTGAACGGCACCGTGAACCATGAGTGA
- the nusA gene encoding transcription termination factor NusA — protein sequence MDIDLSVLRLLEREREIPFEELVGIIEQAILTAFLKHTDRPATTEDGTDSARVHLDRKTGHIGIFVPELDEDGVLIGEAEENPSDFGRIAAFAAKQVINQRLRDIGDDKVLGEFKGREGDIVAGVIQQGPNPRMIHVDLGTIEAIMPPEEQVPGEVYAHGSRIRVYVTSVAKGPKGPSITVSRTHPSLVRKLFALEVPEIASGVVEIVSLAREAGHRTKIAVRATEPGVNAKGACIGELGQRVRAVTSELGAEKIDIVDYSEDLPTFVANALSPAKVSSAFVIDQATKAVRALVPDYQLSLAIGKEGQNARLAAKLTGAKIDIQPDSILDGD from the coding sequence GTGGACATCGACCTCAGCGTCTTACGCCTCTTGGAGCGTGAACGAGAGATTCCCTTCGAGGAACTCGTGGGAATCATCGAGCAGGCGATCCTGACCGCATTCCTCAAGCACACCGACCGCCCGGCGACCACCGAGGACGGCACCGACTCGGCGCGCGTGCACCTCGACCGCAAGACGGGTCACATCGGCATCTTCGTGCCCGAGCTCGACGAGGACGGCGTGCTCATCGGCGAGGCCGAGGAGAACCCGAGCGACTTCGGCCGCATCGCCGCCTTCGCCGCCAAACAGGTCATCAACCAGCGGCTGCGCGACATCGGCGACGACAAGGTGCTCGGCGAGTTCAAGGGCCGTGAGGGCGACATCGTCGCGGGCGTCATCCAGCAGGGCCCCAACCCGCGGATGATCCACGTCGACCTCGGCACGATCGAGGCCATCATGCCCCCCGAGGAGCAGGTGCCGGGCGAGGTCTACGCGCACGGCTCGCGCATCCGCGTGTACGTCACGAGCGTCGCCAAGGGGCCGAAGGGTCCGTCGATCACCGTCTCGCGCACGCACCCGTCGCTCGTACGCAAGCTCTTCGCCCTCGAGGTGCCCGAGATCGCTTCGGGCGTCGTGGAGATCGTCTCGCTCGCCCGCGAGGCCGGCCACCGCACGAAGATCGCGGTGCGGGCCACGGAGCCCGGTGTGAACGCCAAGGGCGCCTGCATCGGTGAGCTGGGCCAGCGTGTCCGGGCCGTCACGTCCGAGCTCGGTGCCGAGAAGATCGACATCGTCGACTACTCGGAAGACCTGCCGACCTTCGTCGCCAACGCGCTCTCGCCTGCCAAGGTCTCGAGCGCCTTCGTGATCGATCAGGCCACCAAGGCCGTGCGCGCCCTGGTGCCCGACTACCAGCTCTCGCTGGCCATCGGCAAGGAGGGTCAGAACGCCCGACTCGCCGCGAAGCTCACGGGCGCGAAGATCGACATCCAGCCCGACAGCATCCTCGACGGCGACTGA
- a CDS encoding proline--tRNA ligase, which produces MPTRLSNYFLRTLRESPSDAEVASHVLLVRAGYIRRQAPGIFAWLPLGLRVKAKIEAIIREEMEAAGAFEVHFPALLPKEPYEVTGRYTEYGPGMFRLSDRKDAGYVLAPTHEEVFTLLVKDLYNSYKDLPLSIYQIQDKYRDEARPRAGLLRGREFTMKDAYSFDYTDAGLDTSYQAQRDAYERIFTRLGLEYVIVKADAGAMGGSKSEEFLHPTPVGEDTFVRSAGGYAANVEAFTTLAPEPRSFEGLTPAEVHDTPETPTIQTLVDAANASHPRPDGRSWTAADTLKNVVLALVNLDGTREVVVVGLPGDREVDLKRAEVAFAPAEVEAATEADFAKNPGLVKGYIGPWTPEGAVLGEESSTGIRYLVDPRVVDGSGWITGANVHGKHVFGLVAGRDFTADGTVEVAEVRPGDPAPDGSGPVELARGMEIGHVFQLGRKYAEALGLKVLDENGKLVTVTMGSYGIGVTRILAIIAELNNDEKGLIWPPSVAPFDVHVIATGRDAEIYQAAESVVADLEAKGLDVLFDDRPKVSPGVKFGDAELIGVPRIVIVGRGVAEGVVELWDRATGERTQVALDDVAASFG; this is translated from the coding sequence GTGCCTACTCGCCTGTCCAACTACTTCCTCCGCACGCTGCGGGAATCGCCCTCCGACGCTGAGGTCGCGAGCCATGTGCTGCTCGTGCGCGCCGGCTACATCCGACGCCAGGCGCCGGGCATCTTCGCCTGGCTGCCGCTGGGCCTCCGGGTGAAGGCGAAGATCGAGGCGATCATCCGCGAGGAGATGGAGGCCGCCGGCGCCTTCGAGGTGCACTTCCCCGCGCTGTTGCCCAAGGAGCCCTACGAGGTCACCGGCCGCTACACCGAGTACGGTCCCGGCATGTTCCGGCTCTCCGACCGCAAGGACGCGGGCTACGTGCTCGCGCCCACGCACGAGGAGGTCTTCACCCTGCTCGTGAAAGACCTCTACAACAGCTACAAAGACCTTCCGCTGTCGATCTACCAGATCCAGGACAAGTACCGCGACGAGGCCCGGCCCCGAGCCGGCCTCCTGCGCGGCCGCGAGTTCACGATGAAAGACGCGTACTCGTTCGACTACACCGACGCCGGGCTCGACACGAGCTACCAGGCCCAGCGCGACGCCTACGAGCGCATCTTCACGCGCCTCGGCCTCGAGTACGTGATCGTGAAGGCCGACGCGGGCGCCATGGGCGGCTCGAAGAGTGAGGAGTTCCTGCACCCCACGCCCGTCGGTGAAGACACCTTCGTGCGCTCGGCCGGCGGCTACGCGGCCAACGTCGAGGCGTTCACCACGCTCGCACCCGAGCCGCGCTCGTTCGAGGGCCTCACCCCGGCCGAGGTGCACGACACCCCCGAGACGCCCACCATCCAGACGCTCGTCGACGCGGCCAACGCTTCGCACCCCCGGCCCGACGGCCGGTCGTGGACGGCGGCCGACACGCTGAAGAACGTCGTGCTCGCCCTCGTGAACCTCGACGGCACCCGCGAGGTCGTCGTCGTCGGTCTCCCCGGTGACCGCGAGGTCGACCTCAAGCGCGCCGAAGTCGCCTTCGCACCCGCCGAGGTCGAGGCGGCCACGGAGGCCGACTTCGCCAAGAACCCCGGCCTGGTCAAGGGCTACATCGGGCCCTGGACGCCCGAGGGTGCGGTGCTCGGCGAGGAGTCGAGCACGGGTATCCGCTACCTCGTCGACCCCCGGGTGGTCGACGGCAGCGGCTGGATCACCGGCGCGAACGTGCACGGCAAGCATGTGTTCGGCCTCGTGGCCGGGCGCGACTTCACCGCCGACGGCACCGTCGAGGTGGCCGAGGTGCGGCCGGGCGACCCCGCTCCCGACGGGTCGGGGCCGGTGGAGCTCGCCCGCGGCATGGAGATCGGCCACGTCTTCCAGCTCGGCCGCAAGTACGCCGAGGCGCTGGGCCTCAAGGTGCTCGACGAGAACGGCAAGCTCGTCACGGTGACGATGGGCTCCTACGGGATCGGCGTCACGCGCATCCTCGCCATCATCGCGGAGCTGAACAACGACGAGAAGGGCCTCATCTGGCCGCCGTCGGTCGCCCCCTTCGACGTGCACGTAATCGCGACGGGGCGGGACGCCGAGATCTACCAGGCGGCCGAGTCGGTCGTCGCCGACCTCGAGGCGAAGGGCCTCGACGTGCTCTTCGACGACCGCCCCAAGGTGAGCCCCGGCGTGAAGTTCGGCGACGCCGAGCTGATCGGCGTTCCGCGCATCGTGATCGTCGGCCGCGGGGTCGCCGAGGGCGTCGTCGAGCTGTGGGATCGGGCGACGGGGGAGCGCACCCAGGTCGCGCTGGATGACGTCGCCGCGAGCTTCGGGTAG
- a CDS encoding methylated-DNA--[protein]-cysteine S-methyltransferase — protein sequence MDTLIQLRAAAPFLQRCTTPIGRVEVVSDGEAVTRVALEAAGALPHDGLVFDSDTVADEAIAQLLDYFEGSRQRFTVPLAHRGTPFQVAVWQELAALGWGEPTDYGAIARAVGKAGAGRAVGGAVALNPTPLLVGCHRVLSVAGRITGWSHGEGVPTKAWLLAHESIAFAAG from the coding sequence ATGGACACTCTGATTCAGCTGCGGGCTGCCGCGCCGTTCCTGCAGCGCTGCACGACCCCGATCGGCCGGGTCGAGGTCGTGAGCGACGGCGAGGCCGTCACCCGTGTCGCGCTCGAGGCGGCCGGGGCGCTGCCGCACGACGGGCTCGTCTTCGATTCCGACACGGTCGCCGACGAGGCGATCGCGCAGCTGCTCGACTACTTCGAGGGCAGTCGGCAGCGGTTCACGGTGCCTCTCGCGCATCGCGGCACGCCGTTCCAGGTAGCAGTGTGGCAGGAGCTCGCCGCGCTCGGCTGGGGCGAGCCCACCGACTACGGGGCCATCGCCCGGGCGGTCGGCAAAGCCGGGGCCGGGCGCGCGGTCGGCGGGGCCGTGGCGCTGAACCCGACGCCACTGCTCGTCGGCTGCCATCGCGTGCTCTCGGTGGCGGGGCGCATCACCGGCTGGAGCCACGGCGAGGGCGTCCCGACCAAGGCGTGGCTGCTCGCGCACGAGTCCATCGCCTTCGCGGCGGGCTGA
- a CDS encoding YaaA family protein produces MLVLLPPSETKHDGGDGPPLDLAALSHPGLTPTRRATVRRLKQLSRDREESLKRLKLGPKLASEVERNRALTISPTLPAMDRYTGVLYEAFDAPSLDASARSFAAQHVRIHSALFGLVGAGDPVPAYRLSHDSRLEGDSLKATWGAPISKALLAHRDELVLDLRSEAYVHLGPVPAAVTRGHFLRVVSEGPDGVTRALNHFNKKGKGELVRALVQHGTDFAEVDELIAWGSATGHRLSLAPSGELVLEV; encoded by the coding sequence ATGCTCGTCCTGCTCCCGCCCTCGGAGACCAAGCACGACGGGGGAGACGGCCCTCCGCTCGATCTCGCCGCCCTGTCGCACCCGGGCCTCACCCCGACCCGCCGCGCCACCGTGCGCCGCCTGAAGCAGCTCAGCCGCGACCGCGAGGAGTCGCTCAAGCGCCTGAAGCTCGGCCCGAAGCTCGCCTCCGAGGTGGAGCGCAACCGTGCCCTGACGATCTCACCCACCTTGCCCGCGATGGACCGCTACACGGGTGTGCTCTACGAGGCCTTCGACGCGCCCTCGCTCGACGCCTCCGCCCGCTCGTTCGCCGCCCAGCACGTGCGCATCCACTCGGCGCTGTTCGGCCTCGTCGGCGCCGGGGACCCGGTGCCGGCCTACCGTCTCTCGCACGACTCGCGACTCGAGGGCGACAGCCTGAAGGCCACCTGGGGCGCACCGATCTCGAAGGCGCTGCTGGCCCACCGCGACGAGCTCGTGCTCGACCTGCGCTCGGAGGCCTACGTGCACCTCGGCCCCGTGCCCGCGGCGGTCACCCGCGGCCACTTCCTGCGCGTGGTCAGCGAGGGCCCCGATGGCGTCACGCGCGCCCTGAACCACTTCAACAAGAAGGGCAAGGGCGAGCTCGTGCGTGCACTCGTGCAGCACGGCACCGACTTCGCGGAGGTGGACGAGCTGATCGCGTGGGGGAGCGCGACCGGTCATCGTCTCTCGCTCGCGCCCTCGGGCGAGCTGGTGCTGGAGGTCTGA
- a CDS encoding F0F1 ATP synthase subunit epsilon has product MARPLNVSVVSADQQIWAGEASMVVAKTVEGEIGILAGHEPMLAILAAGEVRVNATSGERLVARADDGFLSVENDTVTIVARDAELIK; this is encoded by the coding sequence ATGGCCCGACCCCTGAACGTCAGCGTCGTTTCGGCAGACCAGCAGATCTGGGCCGGTGAGGCCTCGATGGTCGTCGCCAAGACCGTCGAGGGCGAGATCGGCATCCTGGCCGGTCACGAGCCGATGCTCGCGATCCTCGCCGCCGGTGAGGTGCGCGTGAACGCGACGAGCGGAGAGCGCCTCGTGGCGCGTGCCGACGACGGGTTCCTCTCGGTCGAGAACGACACCGTCACGATCGTCGCCCGCGACGCCGAGCTGATCAAGTAG
- the atpD gene encoding F0F1 ATP synthase subunit beta, protein MTDTVIAPTKAEETPQGVGRVARVTGPVVDIEFPHDSIPEVYNALKTTIVIGEHRAEITLEVAQHLGDDLVRAIALNPTDGLVRGQEVRDTGAAISVPVGDVTKGKVFNVIGEVLNAAPGEKIEITERWPIHRKPPAFDQLESKTSLFETGIKSIDLLTPYVLGGKIGLFGGAGVGKTVLIQEMIQRVAQDHGGVSVFAGVGERTREGNDLIAEMEEAGVFDKTALVFGQMDEPPGTRLRVALSALTMAEYFRDVQNQDVLLFIDNIFRFTQAGSEVSTLLGRMPSAVGYQPNLADEMGVLQERITSTRGHSITSLQAIYVPADDYTDPAPATTFAHLDATTELSREIASKGLYPAIDPLTSTSRIMDPRYLGADHYRVATNVKQILQKNKELQEIIAILGVDELSEEDKITVSRARRIQQFLSQNTYMAKKFTGVEGSTVPLKDTIESFDAITKGEFDHVAEQAFFNVGPITDVEEKWAQIQKENG, encoded by the coding sequence ATGACTGACACTGTCATCGCGCCGACCAAGGCGGAGGAGACTCCGCAGGGAGTCGGCCGCGTCGCACGCGTCACGGGTCCGGTGGTCGACATCGAGTTCCCGCACGACTCCATCCCCGAGGTCTACAACGCCCTCAAGACGACGATCGTCATCGGCGAGCACCGCGCCGAGATCACGCTCGAGGTCGCTCAGCACCTCGGCGACGACCTGGTGCGCGCCATCGCCCTGAACCCGACCGACGGTCTCGTCCGCGGCCAGGAGGTGCGCGACACCGGTGCCGCCATCTCGGTTCCCGTCGGCGACGTCACCAAGGGCAAGGTCTTCAATGTGATCGGTGAGGTGCTGAACGCAGCCCCCGGCGAGAAGATCGAGATCACCGAGCGCTGGCCCATCCACCGCAAGCCCCCGGCCTTCGACCAGCTGGAGTCGAAGACCTCGCTCTTCGAGACCGGCATCAAGTCGATCGACCTCCTGACCCCCTACGTGCTGGGTGGAAAGATCGGACTCTTCGGTGGTGCGGGCGTCGGCAAGACGGTCCTCATCCAGGAGATGATCCAGCGTGTCGCCCAGGACCACGGTGGTGTGTCGGTGTTCGCCGGTGTCGGTGAGCGCACCCGTGAGGGCAACGACCTCATCGCCGAGATGGAGGAGGCGGGCGTCTTCGACAAGACCGCCCTCGTCTTCGGCCAGATGGACGAGCCGCCGGGAACGCGTCTCCGCGTCGCCCTGTCGGCGCTGACGATGGCGGAGTACTTCCGCGACGTGCAGAACCAGGACGTGCTGCTGTTCATCGACAACATCTTCCGCTTCACGCAGGCGGGCTCCGAGGTGTCGACGCTGCTCGGCCGCATGCCCTCCGCGGTGGGCTACCAGCCGAACCTCGCCGACGAGATGGGTGTGCTCCAGGAGCGCATCACCTCGACGCGCGGTCACTCGATCACCTCGCTGCAGGCGATCTACGTGCCGGCCGACGACTACACCGACCCGGCTCCGGCGACCACGTTCGCCCACCTCGACGCCACCACCGAGCTCTCGCGGGAGATCGCGTCGAAGGGCCTGTACCCGGCCATCGACCCGCTCACCTCGACCTCGCGCATCATGGACCCGCGTTACTTGGGCGCCGACCACTACCGTGTCGCGACCAACGTGAAGCAGATCCTGCAGAAGAACAAGGAGCTGCAGGAGATCATCGCGATCCTCGGTGTCGACGAGCTCTCCGAGGAAGACAAGATCACCGTGTCGCGGGCCCGTCGCATCCAGCAGTTCCTCTCGCAGAACACCTATATGGCGAAGAAGTTCACCGGTGTCGAGGGTTCCACGGTTCCGCTGAAGGACACGATCGAGTCGTTCGACGCGATCACCAAGGGCGAGTTCGACCACGTGGCGGAGCAGGCGTTCTTCAACGTCGGCCCCATCACCGACGTCGAGGAGAAGTGGGCTCAGATCCAGAAGGAGAACGGCTGA
- a CDS encoding F0F1 ATP synthase subunit gamma, with protein MGAQLRVYRSRIKSAQTTKKITRAMELISASRIQKAQQRVAASAPYSRAITRAVSAVATYSNVDHPLTSEREKLDTAAVVVFTSDRGLAGAFSSSILKEAEQLAELLRSEGKNVVFYLVGRKAVGYFSFRKRASVKAWTGGTDQPQFETAKEIADAVVEAYNLDDQEGGVDEIHLVYNRFVSMVSQVPEVVRLLPLEIVEGEAPVEPSNEVYPLYEFEPDAATVLDALLPIYVESRIFNAMLQSAAAEHAARQKAMKSASDNADNLIRDFTRLANNARQSEITQQISEIVGGADALASAK; from the coding sequence ATGGGCGCTCAGCTCAGGGTCTATCGGTCGAGGATCAAATCGGCCCAGACGACCAAGAAGATCACGAGGGCCATGGAGCTGATCTCCGCCTCGCGCATCCAGAAGGCGCAGCAGCGCGTGGCCGCCTCGGCCCCGTACTCCCGCGCCATCACGCGAGCGGTGTCGGCGGTGGCGACGTACTCCAACGTCGACCACCCGCTGACCAGCGAGCGGGAGAAGCTCGACACCGCCGCCGTGGTGGTCTTCACCTCCGACCGCGGTCTCGCCGGTGCCTTCTCCTCCTCGATCCTGAAGGAGGCGGAGCAGCTGGCCGAGCTCCTGCGGAGCGAGGGCAAGAACGTCGTCTTCTACCTCGTCGGCCGCAAGGCGGTGGGCTACTTCAGCTTCCGCAAGCGTGCGAGCGTGAAGGCCTGGACGGGTGGAACCGACCAGCCCCAGTTCGAGACCGCTAAAGAGATCGCCGACGCGGTGGTCGAGGCCTACAACCTCGACGACCAGGAGGGCGGGGTCGACGAGATCCACCTCGTCTACAACCGCTTCGTGAGCATGGTCAGCCAGGTTCCCGAGGTCGTGCGTCTGCTCCCGCTCGAGATCGTCGAGGGCGAAGCCCCCGTCGAGCCCTCGAACGAGGTCTACCCGCTGTACGAGTTCGAGCCCGACGCGGCCACCGTGCTGGATGCCCTGCTCCCGATCTACGTCGAGAGCCGTATCTTCAACGCGATGCTGCAGTCGGCCGCCGCCGAGCACGCCGCACGTCAGAAGGCCATGAAGTCGGCCTCCGACAACGCCGACAACCTGATCCGCGACTTCACGCGTCTGGCCAACAACGCCCGCCAGTCCGAGATCACGCAGCAGATTTCCGAAATCGTCGGCGGGGCCGACGCCTTGGCCTCGGCCAAGTAA